One genomic region from Anopheles bellator chromosome 2, idAnoBellAS_SP24_06.2, whole genome shotgun sequence encodes:
- the LOC131208540 gene encoding leucine-rich melanocyte differentiation-associated protein-like yields the protein MLLTKLEIAVGNPTLKRKYCGTYAVQRKKMDAINWNKIMYISQEEKLIYFDQKTYKLPEAILNLYADRVRHLDLSHNKLSAFDSLEFFPYLEELVLDNNYLTDLVIFPAQLNHVKLLSLNNNKFKNLDLLLTKLSLCFPNLEYLSLLGNPACPCHLLNLKYTEYDYQKYRLYIIRHLPQLRILDSQRVKKMERDFVRCQLENYGETLDHGGSSRSRPVGRKTNALKHLYTAVSAGLGLRRKVPPIYSPLPETLREVGDHRGAYGRCRYRYVGAQSEGNRFILNNDL from the exons ATGTTACTCACCAAGCTGGAGATTGCAGTCGGAAATCCTACGCTGAAGCGGAAGTACTGTGGCACCTACGCGGTacagaggaaaaaaatggacgccaTAAATTGGAATAAAATCATGTACATCTCTCAGGAGGAGAAG CTGATATACTTTGACCAGAAAACGTACAAACTACCTGAAGCGATACTGAATCTTTACGCCGACCGGGTACGGCATTTGGACCTGAGCCACAACAAACTGTCAGCATTCGATTCCCTCGAATTCTTCCCGTACCTTGAGGAGCTGGTTCTGGACAACAACTATCTTACGGATCTCGTCATCTTTCCCGCGCAGCTTAACCACGTAAAGTTGCTGTCGCTCAATAACAATAAG TTTAAAAATCTCGACCTTCTGCTCACGAAGCTTTCGCTTTGCTTCCCGAATCTTGAATACCTGAGCCTGTTGGGCAATCCCGCCTGTCCGTGCCATTTGCTGAACCTCAAGTACACCGAGTACGACTATCAAAAGTATCG GTTGTACATCATCCGGCACCTGCCCCAGCTGCGCATCTTGGACAGTCAGcgggtgaagaaaatggaacgagATTTCGTGCGCTGCCAGCTGGAGAATTACGGCGAAACGCTCGATCATGGCGGAAGTTCCCGTTCGCGACCGGTGGGACGCAAAACCAACGCCCTGAAGCACCTCTACACCGCCGTCAGTGCCGGATTGGGATTGCGCCGAAAAGTGCCACCAATCTACAGTCCGCTACCGGAAACGTTGCGCGAGGTAGGAGATCATCGTGGCGCATACGGTAGGTGCCGTTACCGGTACGTGGGCGCTCAGTCCGAAGGAAACCGATTCATACTCAACAACGATTTATGA